From Candidatus Thermoplasmatota archaeon:
TACAGGTCCTGCTCGTCGCCGGGGATGCGCAGGCACGCGTCGCACGGCACGTAATCGAGGACCACGCGCAGCTTCTCGGCCGCTGGGTCGGACGCCATCGGCAGCGCACCCTGCCGTCGTAACATAATCCTTTTCGTATGGAACCCACCCTTTCCGCTCGCTTTGCTCGCGAAAAGCGTGGACGGAAAGCCTCGGCGCCCCTTCGGGTCGCCTCGGCTGATACCCCGCCCTCCGCTTTCGCTTCGGGCGGGGGCCGCCTCCGCTGCGCGTCGGCGGCGCCGGGCCCGTCGTCTCCGAAGCTTTATGCGAAGCCGCTCGGTTCCCGCGCCGCCGCGGTCGTTGTCTAGGGGTTATGACTCAAGCCTTCCAAGCTTGTAGCGCGGGTTCGAATCCCGCCGACCGCACTTGGGCCACCGCGCAGCGGTGGCCCGCTCGGTTCCCGGGATGAGGACCCGCAGGGTGAGAATCCTGCCGACCGCATGACGCCCGAGCGAAGCGAAGGGCGGCATGCGGCAAGGGGACGAGCGACTTCGCGCCAAAGGCGCGAAGAGCGAAGTCCCCGCAGCCGAGGACTTGGTCGCGGCGGCGAAGCCGCCGCGGGCGCCAAGTCCGAGCCGCCGCCCATCACCGATTACTGCGCACATGCGCAGTAAAACGACCCACTCAACCGCCAAGAATTATTCACTTGCCAAGATTTATCATCGCGGACGCCCTCCGTTTCGGAAGGGATGCACGGATGGACACGACCTCGCCCAGCCCAAGCGGCCCGTCGACCAAGAAGCGGAAGCTTTTCGGAAGCAAGGACGACCCGGAGCTCCTCCGCGCGCGCATCGAGGAGCTCGAGGCGGAGACAAAGCAGGTCGAGCGCGGCGTGAAGGCGCTGGGCGCCTCCGAGGAGACGCTCCTTGCAAGCGTGGAGGCGCTCGCCTACCACGTCGACTCGCTCAAGGAGGACCTCGCCAAGCTCGCGCACCAAGTGCACGCGTTGGCAGGCCGCCTCGACGCGCGCGAGGCTTCGGCCGCCGCCTCCGACGACCCCCGGACGTTTGGCCACCTGTACCAGAAGGAATCCTGAGGCTTCAGCCGACGGAGCCCGACGCGCCGCAGCGCGGGCAGGTCGTCTCGAACGGCGCCTGTCCCACGCGAACGAAGATGGCCTTGCAGCGCGGGCACTCGACGCGGTGTGCAAGGAGGGCCGACGGAAGGTGCGAGGCGCGGGGGCCTGCCAAAGGCGCGGCCGGCGCCGCGGCCGTCTTGCGCCCGGCCTTGTCGGCCGAGGCCCGGACGACGGAGAGGACGCCCACGCCTGCGACCACGAGCACGCCGCCGACGAAGGCCAATCCAAGGTACGTCAGGTCGTAGACCCGATCGCCCGAGTAGGCCCAGAGCGCAAGGAGCGCGCCCAGGGCGGCCAGGATCGCGCCAAGCGGGTTGAGGACGCGAGGGTTCCGCAGGGCCGGCGCGGGCGGCATCGGGCGGGCAAGGAGCGATCCGGGATTCAACTTTGCGGTGAGGAAGGATGGGCCGAGGTCGACTTGGGCTTCGGCGGCGTCGGCGCGTCGAGGTGACGCCGGCGGAGCTTGGGCCACGCGCGGTCGATCGCGCCGGAGGGATCGTCCTCGCGCGCGGCCGACAGCACGGCGCGGGCAAGCGCGAGCACGGCCTCGTCGGAGGCCTCCACCTCCGGGAAGCGCCAGGATGGAAGGTCAAAGCGCAGGTCGAAGCGAAGCACGTGCGGAATCGCGAACAGGCCGAGCGGGCCGCGCTCCTGCGCCCACGAGCCGACCGCCTCGACGACGGGGCCGCCGGGCCCGGGGGCGCGGCGCACGTGGCCCTGCGAGAAGCTGTCGCGGAGGATGTGGGCGCCGCGGGCAAAGGCGTGCAGGAACGCCTGCTCGTCGGCGCCCGCGCGCCACGCGGCCGCGCCCACGGCGGCGGCGCGGGCGGACTCGCGCGCGAGGGCGTCCAAGCGGTCGTAGGCTTCGGCCGCGCTCTCGTGCGCGGGGCCGCGCATGGCGTGGAGGGCCGCGTGCGCGGGGTCGAGGCGGCCGTCGATGCGGCGGTGGAGGGTCCACAGCCGCGAGCGCGCGTCGGGCGGAAGGGCGCCGCCGTTCTCGGAGAGCGCCTTCGCGAGGGCGCGCGCGTCGCGTCGTGCGTGGGAGCCGGCGCGGGGCATGGCTCACGCGTCCGCCGGGGCGTCGCCGCGCGCGCGGGCGGGCTCGTGGACGGCGGCCACCGGGGGCGCCGGAAGCTCCACGCGCGAGAGGGGCTCGGTCGCGGGGCCGTTGAGGACGCTGCCGTCGACGGCAAATCGGCTTCCGTGGCAGGGGCAGTCCCACGACCGCTCGACCGGGTTCCAGCGGACGAGGCATCGCATGTGCGAGCAGGTGGCGTCGAGCGCGCGCAGCTGTCCGTCGCCGTCGCGCGAGACGGCGACGCGGCGGCCGCCGGCGACGACGACGGTGCCCTCGCCCGGCGGCAGGGCCTCGGCGGCCTCTGGCTCGCGGCCCGCCAGCAGGACGCGCACGAGGCCGAGCGGATAGTCGGCGTTCTGGCGCACGAAGTCGGGCGTCCGCGCGACGGGCATGCGCTCGGGCCGGAACGTCCCGTCCCAATCCGTGGTGTGGCCCATGGCGCGGCGGGCGAGCATCCAGCCCGCGACCGTTCCGAAGGTCATGCCGTTGCCCGAGAAGGCGGTGGCCAAGAGCACGCGCTCGCCCAGGCGGGGCGACGCGCCGATGTAGGGCAGGTCGTCCATGTTCTCCACGATCTGTCCGGACCATCGGTGCTCGATCTCGCCCGCGGCGGGCGCCAGGCGGCGAAGGTACGCTTCGAGCGCCGCAAAGGAGCGCTCCGGCCGGCCGTGGCCGACCTTGTGGTCCTCGCCGCCCAGCGTGAGAAGGTCGGTGCCGTCGCCCTGCGGGTCGACGCGCAGGTAGAAGTACGGTTGGCGGGGGCGGCGGACGATCTCCCAGTAGAGCGCCTCGGGGATCGTGCCGGCGGGGGCGCGCGCCGTGACCACGTACGTGCGGTGCGGGTAGAGCTTCGTGTACAGCGTACTTGCGTCGGTGAAGGGCCAGTTGGCCGCGAGGACCACGCGCTCTGCCGTCGCGGTGGCGCCGTCGTTTGTGGTAAGGCGCGCCGCGCCGTCGCCGGGCGGAAGCTCAAGCGAGCGGACCTCGGTGCGCTCGTGGATGCGCGCGCCGTGCCGCTGCGCCGCATCGGCGAGACCCTCGTAGTACGCGGCGGGGTCGAACTTGCCCTGCCGCGGAAAGCGCAGCGCAAACGGCGCCGGGATCGGAATCGCGGCGCCGCGCAGCTCCTCGACCTCGTAGCCAAACGCGCGCGCGAGCGTCGCGTGCTTCTGCAGGCGCTCCACGTCGCGCGCGCGGTCGCCGTACAGGTAGCCGTCCACGCGGGAGAATCCGCAGGCGATGCCCTCCGTCCGCACGATGCGCTCGATCGCGTCGAGCGCAAACGCGCCCGCGTCCCAGGCGCCTTTGGCGTTGCCCTGCCCGTGCGTGGCGACGAGGTCCTGCAGGAGCGTGTCGACCACGTGGGTGATGTGGGCCGTCGTGCGGCCGCTCTCGCCAAGCCCGATCCGGTTCTTCTCGAGGAGGAGGACGTCGCGGCCCTCGCGCGCGAGGTGGTAGGCGGCCGTGAGGCCGGCGATGCCGGCTCCCACGACGACGGTCTGCGCGCGCGCGTCCTCCGCCAGCGGCGGCCGCTCGCGCGCCGGCGCGCCCCGGTCGCTCCACAACGGTCGCGTCGTTCCACTGCCGTACATGAACGCGCGTTGGGCGCGCGCCTTACTTGCCCGTTGTCGGACGAGGCACGGTCGGAAGGACGCCGCGGCGCTCCAGGCGCGCCAGGCAGTCCGCCGCGACCTCGGCGGCCGGGCGGTCGGCCGGCACGACCTCGTACGCGTCGGAGCGTTGCGCAAGCTTGCGGTAGTTCTCGCGCACGCGCCCGAGGAAGCCCGGCTCCTCGAACTTGATGACCTCGCCGCGCGCGCGCACGCGCGCCACGGCCTTTTCCGGGTCGAGGTCCAAAAGCAGCACCACGTCGGGCGGGCGGTTGAACGGCTCCTGCAGCGCGATCAGCCAATCCATCGCGCGCGGCCCCAGCACGGGGACGTCGGCAAGCCCGGCTCCCTGGTACGCGTAGCAGGAGTCGCTGTACCGGTCGGAGAGCACCGTGCGTCCGGCCGCAAGCTGCTGGCGGACCCATTGGACGTGCTGCAGGTGGTCGGCCACGAACAAGAACGCTTCCGCGACGGGGTTCGCATCCTCGCGGCGGATCTGGCGCTTCAACGCCTCGCCGAGGAACCCGTCGGTGGGCTCGCGGCTGGGCACGACGTCGACGCCGCGGCGCGCGAACTCCGCGACGAGGATCGTGGCCACGGTCGTCTTGCCCGAGCCGTCGATGCCTTCGAGCGTGACGAGCTTGCCCTGTCCCATGCCGGCGCGACAAACGGCCCCCGGTACTTCAAGGCTTCACTTGGACGCCGTGACGACCACGCATTCGGCCGGAAGCGCAAGGCCGGCGGGCGTCTTCCACCGCGCGAGGTTGGCCCGCGTCTTGCGAAGGACCTCCTCCTGCACGGGCGCCTCCTCCTCGGAGAGCGAGTGGCCGATGGGCGTGCCCTTGAGCACGGCTTGCAGATAGTGCTCCTCGTCGCGGAACGTCCAGTCCCGCGTCATGCGCTCCTCGCGCGCGCTCCGGAAGCCGGCCTTTTCCAGGAAGGCGACCATCTCGCCGGGCCCGCCCATCTCGTAGGGCGTCGGGAGGTAGCCCGTTTCGTCGGGCTCGGCGTTCTCCAGCATGGGCCCGATGATCGCGTGGATCGCGGGGACCTTGTCGCCCGTGGACCACACGGTGACGCCCGCGCGGCCGCCGGGCCGCAGCACGCGGTACATCTCCCGCGCGGCGGCTTCGGGGTCCGTCACGATCTGGAGCCCAAACGCGGAGACGGCAAGATCGAACGAGGCGTCCGGCAGCGCGAGCTTCTCGGCGTCCATGACTCGGAACTCGCAGTTTTGCAGCCCGCGCGCGGCGGCCACCTTGCTTGCAAGCTCGACCATCCGCTCGGAGAGGTCGACGCCGACGACGCTTCCTCCGGGCGCGACCTTGCGCGCAAGCGTCATGGCGGGCTCGCCGGGTCCCGTGGCCACGTCGAGCGCGCGCTCGCCGGGCCGGGGCGCCACGCGGTCGAGGAGCTCGGCGCGGAAGGGCTCGAGCTGGCGCATGACGTCGGCGTACGCCTCCGCGCTCTCGTTCCACGTCTGGCGCGTGTACTCGCGGTAGTAGTCCTCCGTGTACGTCCAGGTCACGCGACGCGCCCCGATCGCGAAACCGCCGCGCGGCGCATAACCCTTTGGCAGCGCCCCGCAACCCATATCAAGCCGCATCCGGATGCCCGCGCCATGGCCGACGCCGCGGCGGGCGCGCTCCTTCGGACGGGCAAGGTGAAGCAGGTCTACGACGCCGGTCCCGGCGAGCTCGAGTTCGTCTTCACGGACAACGTGAGCGTCTTCGACAAGGTCATCCCCACGTCCATCCCGCGCAAGGGCGAGGTCTTGAACCGCGTAAGCGAGTTCTGGTTCCGCAAGATCGAGAGCGCGCTTGGCGTGAAGACCCACTTCCTCTCGCGCCCCGGCCCCAACCGCATGCGCGTCCGCAAGGTCGAGGTGATCGACCCCGCCACGACGTACGTCGGACCCGGCCAGCGAAACTACCTTCTCCCGCTCGAATGCATCTGCCGGTTCTACGCGGCCGGAAGCCTTATCGACCGGGCCAAGCAGGGGCAGATCGAGCTCTCGCGTCTGGGGCTTGGCGCGCCGCCGAAACCGGGCCAGAAGCTCCCGCGCCCCTTCGTCGAATTCACGACCAAGCTCGAAAAGACCGACCGCCCGCTCACGGATCTCGAAGCCCAGCGGCTTGCCGTCATGACGGACGAGGAGTTCTACCTGCTCGAGGACAACGTGCTCAAGGTGAACGAGCTCATCAACCGCACGGTCGAGCCGCGCGGCCTCCTTCACGTGGACGGCAAGACCGAGTGGGCCTTCGACGAAAACCGCCAACTCATGCTGATCGACACCGTCGGCACACCCGACGAGGACCGCTTCTGGGACAAGGCGGCGTACGAAGCGGGCCAGACGATCGAGCTTTCAAAGGAGCTCGTGCGCCAGCACTACCGCGCGACGGGGTACCACGCTTTGCTCTACGAGGCCCGCGCCAAGGGCCTGACCGAGCCGCCCATCCCGCCCCTTCCCTCCGAGGTGGCCGGGCAGGTCTCGGAGCTTTACGTGCGGCTCCACGAACGCATCACCGGAACCCGGCTTTGAGGTCCGGGACCCCTCTTGGCAGTGGAAAGAGGAAAGCGGGTTTCGAGCCCAAACTCCAGGCTAAAAGGCGCGGAACGGCCAGAAGGCTTGACAAGAGGTTATCGGGTGCCGGGAACCAAACCTTCCCGGGAGGTCGTCATGCGCATGGCAACGTGGGCTGGCATGCTTGCGATCGTCCTCGGGGCCGCCTCGGCCCTCGGCGACGGCGTCGAAGTGGACCCCGCCGAGATCCTGCCGATCGACCCATCGCGCCTCCTGCCAGCCGAGCCCATCCAAGAGTCTCCGCCCGGCGAGCCGCCGCCGTCGCCCGAAAGCTCCGGTCCCGGAGGCGACGACGGCGGCGATTCCGATCCGCCGGGCGAGACGGGCGATCCGACGAATTCCAACAACCTGCCAGCCGGCGACGAAGGAGGAAACGGGACATCCCCCCAACCGCAACAAGGCGGCAACGCGCCGGGCGACGCGCGAAGCGAACACACGCCGACGGGCGAGCCCGAGAACGGCGCCGGCGGCACGACCCTGCCGCGCGTCCTGAACGACGTTCTCGACGCCATCGACGACTCGGAGGAAGACCCGCGCGGGGAAGCCGGCGGCACATCGCCGCCCCCGGTCCCAGGCGGCAGGATCGATGGCCGGTTCCTCACGCCGCTTGCCGTGACGGCTGCGCTAAGCGGGATCGTCGCCGTCGGCGTGGCCGCCGTCGCGCGCCTGCGCTAGAGCCAACCTTTTTAGTCCCGGCCGGCGGTCGGCGCGCCGATGGCCGCCGCCGCCACGCTCCAGCAGCTTCCGCCTGCCGTGGCCGTCGAGCTTCCGCGTGCCGACGCGTGGCGCCTCTTCCTTCCCTTCGCCCGAACGCGCGGCGCCGTGCTCCTCGAGTCCGGCGGCGCGCGCGAGGGATGGTCCTTCGTGGCCGCGCGCCCCGCGGCCGAGTTCGTCGCCGCGGCCGAACGCTGGACGCTGCGCTCGGCCGCCGGTACGCGGACGGGGTCCGACCCGTGGGGGGCCCTTGCCCGCGAGCTTGCGGCTCGTCGCCGACGGGCGGCGCCGGGTCTGCCGCCGTTCCAAGGCGGCGCCGTCGGCATGGTCTCCTACGATGCCGGTCGCCTCCTCGAACGGCTGCCCTCGCGCGCCTCCGACGACCTTGGCCTTCCCTGGCTGCACCTGTTCTTCTTCGACGAGGCGCTCGCGGTCGAGCACGCCACCGGCCGCGCGCTTGCGCTCGCTGCGCCGCGCGCGAGCGAATCTCCCTCGCAGGCGCTCGCGCGCGCCCGCGCGCTTGCGAGCGAGGCGGCGAAGGCGCCCAGCTTTTATGACCCTAAAAGCGTGGGCGCGTCGGAAGTCGCCGCCCGGTCGAACCTCCCGCGCGGGGGGTTCGAGGACATGGTGCTCCGCGCCAAGGAGCGCATCTGCGACGGCGAGGTTTTCCAGGTCAACCTCTCGCAGCGCTTCGAGGCGCCCTGTGCCGACGCGCTCTCCGCGTACGCGCGCTCGCGCGAGGCGAACCCGAGCCCCATGATGGCGTACCAGGAGTTCGGGGCGTATCGGCTCGCGAGCAACTCGCCCGAGCGGCTCCTTTCCGTGCGCGGCCCGCGCGTGGCCACGCGCCCCATCGCCGGCACGCGCCCGCGCGGCGCCACGCCCGCCGACGACGAGCGCCTGGCGGCGGAGCTTGCCGCAAACGAGAAGGAGCTTGCCGAGCACGTGATGCTCGTCGACCTCGCCCGAAACGACCTCGGGCGAGCCTGTCGCTTCGGAAGCGTCCGCGTGCGCGAGTTCCTCGCGCTTGAGCGCTACAGCCACGTGACGCACCTCGTGAGCGAGGTCGAGGGCGAGCTTGCGCCGGGCCAATCGGCGCTCACGGCGCTTGCGGCGGCGTTTCCCGGCGGC
This genomic window contains:
- the tmk gene encoding dTMP kinase, whose protein sequence is MGQGKLVTLEGIDGSGKTTVATILVAEFARRGVDVVPSREPTDGFLGEALKRQIRREDANPVAEAFLFVADHLQHVQWVRQQLAAGRTVLSDRYSDSCYAYQGAGLADVPVLGPRAMDWLIALQEPFNRPPDVVLLLDLDPEKAVARVRARGEVIKFEEPGFLGRVRENYRKLAQRSDAYEVVPADRPAAEVAADCLARLERRGVLPTVPRPTTGK
- a CDS encoding methyltransferase domain-containing protein; this translates as MTWTYTEDYYREYTRQTWNESAEAYADVMRQLEPFRAELLDRVAPRPGERALDVATGPGEPAMTLARKVAPGGSVVGVDLSERMVELASKVAAARGLQNCEFRVMDAEKLALPDASFDLAVSAFGLQIVTDPEAAAREMYRVLRPGGRAGVTVWSTGDKVPAIHAIIGPMLENAEPDETGYLPTPYEMGGPGEMVAFLEKAGFRSAREERMTRDWTFRDEEHYLQAVLKGTPIGHSLSEEEAPVQEEVLRKTRANLARWKTPAGLALPAECVVVTASK
- a CDS encoding FAD-dependent oxidoreductase, which produces MYGSGTTRPLWSDRGAPARERPPLAEDARAQTVVVGAGIAGLTAAYHLAREGRDVLLLEKNRIGLGESGRTTAHITHVVDTLLQDLVATHGQGNAKGAWDAGAFALDAIERIVRTEGIACGFSRVDGYLYGDRARDVERLQKHATLARAFGYEVEELRGAAIPIPAPFALRFPRQGKFDPAAYYEGLADAAQRHGARIHERTEVRSLELPPGDGAARLTTNDGATATAERVVLAANWPFTDASTLYTKLYPHRTYVVTARAPAGTIPEALYWEIVRRPRQPYFYLRVDPQGDGTDLLTLGGEDHKVGHGRPERSFAALEAYLRRLAPAAGEIEHRWSGQIVENMDDLPYIGASPRLGERVLLATAFSGNGMTFGTVAGWMLARRAMGHTTDWDGTFRPERMPVARTPDFVRQNADYPLGLVRVLLAGREPEAAEALPPGEGTVVVAGGRRVAVSRDGDGQLRALDATCSHMRCLVRWNPVERSWDCPCHGSRFAVDGSVLNGPATEPLSRVELPAPPVAAVHEPARARGDAPADA
- a CDS encoding phosphoribosylaminoimidazolesuccinocarboxamide synthase, whose translation is MADAAAGALLRTGKVKQVYDAGPGELEFVFTDNVSVFDKVIPTSIPRKGEVLNRVSEFWFRKIESALGVKTHFLSRPGPNRMRVRKVEVIDPATTYVGPGQRNYLLPLECICRFYAAGSLIDRAKQGQIELSRLGLGAPPKPGQKLPRPFVEFTTKLEKTDRPLTDLEAQRLAVMTDEEFYLLEDNVLKVNELINRTVEPRGLLHVDGKTEWAFDENRQLMLIDTVGTPDEDRFWDKAAYEAGQTIELSKELVRQHYRATGYHALLYEARAKGLTEPPIPPLPSEVAGQVSELYVRLHERITGTRL
- a CDS encoding anthranilate synthase component I family protein; its protein translation is MAAAATLQQLPPAVAVELPRADAWRLFLPFARTRGAVLLESGGAREGWSFVAARPAAEFVAAAERWTLRSAAGTRTGSDPWGALARELAARRRRAAPGLPPFQGGAVGMVSYDAGRLLERLPSRASDDLGLPWLHLFFFDEALAVEHATGRALALAAPRASESPSQALARARALASEAAKAPSFYDPKSVGASEVAARSNLPRGGFEDMVLRAKERICDGEVFQVNLSQRFEAPCADALSAYARSREANPSPMMAYQEFGAYRLASNSPERLLSVRGPRVATRPIAGTRPRGATPADDERLAAELAANEKELAEHVMLVDLARNDLGRACRFGSVRVREFLALERYSHVTHLVSEVEGELAPGQSALTALAAAFPGGTITGCPKVRCMEIVDELEPVRRGPYTGSLGYLSDTGDADFNILIRTLVETRGRGFVQAGAGVVADSDPVREREETEHKARAMLAALGARIP